One window of Mus caroli chromosome 11, CAROLI_EIJ_v1.1, whole genome shotgun sequence genomic DNA carries:
- the Gjd3 gene encoding gap junction delta-3 protein translates to MGEWAFLGSLLDAVQLQSPLVGRLWLVIMLIFRILVLATVGGAVFEDEQEEFVCNTLQPGCRQTCYDRAFPVSHYRFWLFHILLLSAPPVLFVIYSMHQASKEAGGAQLAPPCTRGRAEAPCSPCALRARRARRCYLLSVALRLLAELAFLGGQALLYGFRVDPHYACAGPPCPHTVDCFVSRPTEKTVFVVFYFAVGLLSALLSVAELGHLLWKGRQRAKLLPPPPPSPSLPSQRGDPDPFGPPAYAHRSPAGDSEGEGGSGHSKASLATVRQDLAI, encoded by the coding sequence ATGGGGGAGTGGGCGTTCCTAGGCTCCCTGCTGGACGCGGTGCAGCTGCAGTCGCCGCTCGTGGGTCGCCTCTGGCTGGTGATCATGCTGATCTTCCGCATCCTGGTGCTGGCCACGGTGGGAGGTGCGGTGTTCGAGGACGAGCAGGAGGAGTTCGTGTGTAACACGCTGCAGCCCGGCTGTCGCCAGACCTGCTACGATCGCGCCTTCCCGGTGTCCCACTACCGCTTCTGGCTCTTCCACATCCTGCTGCTGTCGGCGCCGCCGGTGCTGTTCGTCATCTACTCCATGCACCAGGCCAGCAAGGAGGCGGGTGGTGCGCAGCTGGCCCCGCCGTGCACGCGCGGGCGTGCCGAGGCGCCGTGCTCCCCGTGCGCCCTGCGCGCTCGCCGCGCGCGCCGCTGCTACCTGCTGAGCGTGGCTCTGCGCCTGCTCGCCGAGCTGGCTTTCCTGGGCGGCCAGGCGCTGCTCTACGGCTTCCGCGTGGACCCGCACTACGCGTGCGCCGGGCCACCTTGTCCGCACACGGTCGACTGTTTCGTGAGCCGGCCCACCGAGAAGACCGTCTTCGTGGTCTTCTACTTCGCCGTCGGGCTGCTGTCGGCGCTGCTCAGCGTGGCCGAGCTGGGTCACCTGCTCTGGAAGGGTCGCCAGCGCGCCAAGCTgctcccgccgccgccgccgtcgccCTCTTTGCCATCGCAGCGCGGGGACCCCGACCCTTTCGGCCCACCAGCCTACGCGCACCGCTCACCGGCCGGCGACAGCGAGGGCGAAGGCGGCAGCGGCCACAGCAAAGCGTCTCTGGCCACTGTGCGCCAGGACCTGGCCATCTAG